CACTCATGTGTCCCTGAGTTGAAGCCTTTAGAGCCGAGAACAGAGCAGGAGAACTTGGTTCTCTCCGGGTTTTTGGGAAGTGGTTTCCGCTCTCCTGATTTCACGCTGCTCAGATTATCGAATACAACAAGTTCTGGGTCGGCAGTGTTTGGATCAAGAATCACAGGACTGTAGAAGACcttctctttcattttgttcCAGACGTTGaaggtcaggttgcccaggtgtttggccaCATCTATGAGCACTCCTGAAGCCAGCTCTGGATCTTGCAGCAGGGGGTGCTGCTGGGCTTTTTTAACTGCAGCCTTGTAGTTTTGCAGGAATGAGATGTCTTCAGCTTTGAGCTCCCTCTCTGTGGCTCTGATTGTGCTAGAAAGAGCTGCTATTTCTCTGCTCAGACTCTCAACCTTCTCCTTCATTATCTTAGACTTCTGCACCTCATCCTCCTTCAGGTTAGCAATCCTCACCTTCTCTTCATCGTGTAAAAACTGGTGAAGAttcttaaactgctccttaatctCCCCCTCTGTGCTTTGGGCTTGGACTTTGATGTGTTTCACTATTTGATCATAGCTTCCTTTAACatcttcaaagacctgcagtttcTCCTTTAAGGGCTTCAGGGATTTCTGGAGCTCCTCTTTAAGATCCTGTGCAGCCTCATCGATGGGTCTGAATCTGTGGTTGCTATGCATTTTCGAGTCTCGACAGATCACACATATTGGCTGCTGGTGGTCCAGACAGAAGATTTTGAAtttctcagagtgcagactgcagagtgACTCGGACCCTTCTGAAACTCTTCGGCCTCTCTCGCCTCTCTCGCCTCTCTCCGCTAAAAAGGCCTCGCACAGGTTCTTTAATGCCAAATTACGAGGGGGATCACTCTTTGAGGATCTTCTCTTGCAGCACGGACAATCGCATGTTTTCTTCCCACTCCACCATTTTTGGAGGCAGTCTTTGCAGAAGCTGTGGCTGCATGACAGAACAACAGGGTCTGTGAAGACTTCTTGGCAGACAGGACATAAGAAATCCTCTTCTGATCTGAGCGACATTTTGCCTGtgaatgaagctgaaaacacagcaaaaaataaaagtgaagtcAGTCAGTCCGGAAGATTCTCTGACAGTTGCTTTCACTTTCTGTCGCAGCTCTTTCAGATCATAAAGCAGAGCAAACTGCAGCAGTTGACAGGAATTGCAAGTATTCCTATTTTCCAGTTATCCCAGTGTTCACAGTGTTCCCTCACGGAGCTGTCTTCATTAGTTGGAAGTGATATTTTACGGTGTGATTAGAATCCTTACCGTCTGTCTCTGTTTCTCCTTTCAggaagacaaaaacaataagCTGCATTTCCTGCTTGACTGCATGGCTTCACACAGTGGGCGGAGCTTTCTCAAGACATGTCATGCGTGTCTATAACACTAGTTGTATGTTTGCTCAACAGTATTTCATGTATGGTATCAGAACAGATCGTTAACATGGTGAATTAAATGATAACTAGTCAGGAGTCACAAAATAGATTCAGAGACAGTTCTGTCACAGATCACCAGTTCTGCAGCATATAACATGAGCACTTATCTCTGGCAGTCAGATACAGAAGAGCTCAGGGCTCCTGCTTTATCTGCACGTCTGGGCTGTCTGTCCTTGGAAAGTGTGCCAAAGGTTGCAATGCTCTTAAAGGTGCACAAAGTATCCTAAGAGTCAAGTAAAGGTCTCATTCCTTCATTCATTCAATTTATAATGATGCAAGGTTAGAGTCGCTCATTTTTACATCTGTAACTCTGGGAAAAAACACTAAACCTTGAGAATCGATTTCCTCCAATTTACAAAGTGCTTTAACAGTACTCAcgcctgttttttcccccatcacAGGCCCCCTAGATCCACAGGTCAAAGCTTTACTGGACTCTTGTTTATGAGTGGGCCGCTATCAGTCTGAAGCAACATACACAATAAATCTGTCAATTTAAAGATTGACAAACTAAGCTACCAGTTTATCTTGtcaatttttctttattaagcATCTTTGTAACTCCAGACAGAAGTGGATAGACGCAGGTGAACAGACTAATTTTCTCAGTGTTTAAGTCTGTTGAGCCAGTGATCTGATAATGGGATCTCATTGGCTTTTAACCTGCAAAGGGTTTCTTTCTGATTACAGCAGTAAAGAGTTGCAGCTGTCAAGTCTAGAACAGTGTTTCTTTCACTCCACCTGTGTTCAGGCTGTACAGCCTCATTTTCACTGCCGTTGCAGTATGAAGCTTTACACACAAAAGACACACCAGATAATTGGGCTAATTCTTACAATAGGTTTCTTTTTTGCACACATTCTCCCAGCTTTGTTTCACAGTGAGCACACATGTATTTTTAGCTGCAAAAACGGTCATGTTGTCCACCACTGTTGTCATATCCCCCCCCCAACAATACTAGTAATTGTGTCATTGTTGCACCAATCTTAAAGGCTTCCTGTAATGTGTACAGGATGTGACTGGTGGAAACAGTTTACcagaatgtatttttaatgctttatgCTGGCTACATTTAGCATCCTTTGTGCTACAATGACAGATGAAGCTGTGAAAAAagtgttaactttttaaaaatatgggaTGTTGTATGTTTGTTGAGGGATAAATGTGTAGTCCATGTAAACCTGCTTGAACCTTGATTCTTGTTTCATAACATGcacaggttctttaaagaaagtcttttttttttggttgtcttACTCTTGTTTTAGAGGTTCATCTTGCTGGACAACCCCAGAAAACTGTACTCTGTCATCCAGCAAGACCTGCCAGCATCCAATGGGATCATTCACATCATAGACCAGCCCATCACACCCACCGACTCCTCCCCTCGTGATGAACAGGTAAGTAAATACACAAATGATGTAAAACTCCctgaaaacaccaaaaaaagaaacagaaaaaagcttAAACAACAGCTGagtgaaaaacattaaaacactgcagttatttttttcctttacagtACAGCACAATATGAAACTtaatgtcttcttcttcttgtgttaAGTTTGCTGATTTGACAGTTGGAGAGATTCTGACTAAGGACGACAAGTACAACCGCTTCCTGTCTTTGGTTGATGTAAGTATTTGTGTGACTATGCACCCTCACGTTTGTCTCCTTCCTTTATTTGACCGCATGCTGAAATTGTTTTactacaataaaacaaataacacttacaatttaaacattttaaaccacTTAAATGTATCATACAAACTGGATTTGCTGGGAGTTTATTCACAATTGTGCCACATTTAATGCCAAATCGTTTTATTTTATGCCTGTTGTGGGGATAAGTTCTAATTTCTTTGGATTTCTGGGTGGAAATATTAACAGAGTGAGCATGTATACACATGGTCTGCAAGTTTTTGATGTGTTTCTTTGAgctgtttatgtatttaaagTAAACATCTGCCATACTACCCTAAAGTAAATACTAGTGAGCTGCACTCTCAGagtgcttttgtttcttttttcactgtgtgaatttttttcttttccttcctctctgcCCTTAATTCCCTTTTAagggtttttaatgacattCGTTTAACTCTGGACTCTGGCAGCCCTGCTGCACTCTTGTTGTTGGACAGCAGCCTTTGACACGGCTGATACCATGATATCCTGCTATCAAGGCTGAAATCACATGCTGGCCTAAAAGAGTCTGCCCTCCAGTGGTTTTGGTTTATCTTTCTGGAAGGACTTTTTATGACAACATAAATAGCCCCTCTTAATTATAGTGTACCTCAAGGCTCTCTTTTGGGTCCTGCCTTGTTTGCACTGTATATGTTGCCACTGGGGTCTATTTTCTCACGCTACAAtctttcatttcactgttttgctgatgactTGCAGATCTATCTGCCTTTAAAAGCAGGGTCAGACTGACTTCAGCTATTATTACGCTGTCTTGATGACTCTAAATAGTGGATGTCtttaaaaaattttaattaaacgaaaacaaaacatacattgTCATTTTTGGTAACTTCATTAATAATCACACTGAGCCTTCAGACCTGTGGCAGGTCACAGGCTTTGGAATAGTCTTCCTCTTAATATTAGATATGCACAaacatctccaaaagttgattctgttcacctggacgtagcgttttcagtgggagataCGTTTTGTCACTcttccaagtgacttcttcagtctcagctgactgtagaaagaccatctctgaatcgaggagggggcctaagggtacatcttaaaatgctgtgattgcagccattccacaactctctgtgaatggtactcatggccattgatcagtgggctttgatcagtggttgttgatcaatggtcattaGAATTTGCTTAATTATGATGaagaaactgacctcccagcccattgttccttcagtgggctgggaggtcattatgcaaatgtactgtttataagattggagaaacctgcagtcagctgagactgaagaagtcactcggatgagtgacgaaacgtttctcccacaaaatgctacgtccagatgaacagaatcaacttttagagatttacttacctggatgaatGAGTCTGCAtcaagatctgcacaaacacttgaACATTTTAAATCGCTACTGAAGACACAATTTTATGGTCTGGCATTAAACACACTTTGACCtaaacattttggttttaacGCCCttagttgttattgttgtttgagttgtttttatgatgtatttcatctgcttatttgttttttctatattttactgcatcattgtttttgcattttatttattttag
This DNA window, taken from Astatotilapia calliptera chromosome 5, fAstCal1.2, whole genome shotgun sequence, encodes the following:
- the LOC113022147 gene encoding tripartite motif-containing protein 35-like; translated protein: MQLIVFVFLKGETETDASFTGKMSLRSEEDFLCPVCQEVFTDPVVLSCSHSFCKDCLQKWWSGKKTCDCPCCKRRSSKSDPPRNLALKNLCEAFLAERGERGERGRRVSEGSESLCSLHSEKFKIFCLDHQQPICVICRDSKMHSNHRFRPIDEAAQDLKEELQKSLKPLKEKLQVFEDVKGSYDQIVKHIKVQAQSTEGEIKEQFKNLHQFLHDEEKVRIANLKEDEVQKSKIMKEKVESLSREIAALSSTIRATERELKAEDISFLQNYKAAVKKAQQHPLLQDPELASGVLIDVAKHLGNLTFNVWNKMKEKVFYSPVILDPNTADPELVVFDNLSSVKSGERKPLPKNPERTKFSCSVLGSKGFNSGTHEWDVDVGNNKDWELGVLSEYSQVSGRLQSGLWRILFSNGKFSAFSSPDTEKDLPVKKEVRRIRVHLDFDRGKLSFSDLDTNAHMHTFTHSFSDTLFPYIYTENPQPVKILPVKVTVTVEKNT